Proteins encoded by one window of Chrysiogenia bacterium:
- the recR gene encoding recombination protein RecR yields MPAPKDPIERLVAELSKLPGIGRKTATRLAFHILKEDAEYAGALSRALTEAKERVGFCEKCFNYAVDPLCTVCSSAKRDPAIICVVEQVPDLMALESAGGFRGLYHVLHGVLSPLDSVGPEKLRIAELMRRLDSGEVREVILATGTGVEGEATALYLAEEIRSRDIAVSRIAYGVPIGGELEYIDRATLTRALEGRTRIG; encoded by the coding sequence ATGCCCGCGCCCAAGGACCCCATCGAACGGCTCGTTGCCGAGCTCTCCAAGCTTCCGGGAATCGGCCGAAAGACCGCCACCCGGCTGGCCTTCCATATTCTCAAGGAAGACGCCGAGTATGCGGGCGCGCTCTCGCGGGCGCTGACCGAAGCCAAGGAGCGCGTGGGCTTTTGCGAAAAATGCTTCAACTACGCCGTCGACCCGCTGTGCACGGTGTGCAGCAGCGCCAAGCGCGATCCGGCCATCATCTGCGTGGTCGAGCAGGTGCCTGACCTCATGGCCCTTGAATCGGCCGGGGGCTTTCGCGGGCTCTATCACGTGCTCCACGGCGTCCTCTCACCGCTGGACTCTGTGGGCCCCGAAAAGCTCCGGATCGCCGAGCTCATGCGCCGCCTGGACTCCGGCGAAGTGCGTGAGGTCATCCTGGCCACGGGCACCGGGGTGGAGGGAGAGGCCACAGCCCTCTACCTGGCCGAGGAGATCCGCTCCCGTGACATCGCCGTCTCGCGCATTGCCTACGGGGTCCCCATCGGCGGGGAGCTCGAATACATC